Genomic segment of Polycladomyces abyssicola:
CGGTAAAGGTTCGCCCGAAAAATGGGTGGCCGTCGTGAAACCGGGTAAGATCTTGTTCGAACTGGCAGGTGTGCCGGAAGAAGTCGCACGTGAAGCGATGCGGCTGGCGGCTCACAAACTGCCGATCAAAACGAAATTCGTAAAACGGAATGAAGCGGGTGGTAGCGAATGAAAGCGAAAGAGCTGATGGACATGACCACCGCGGAAATCGAACAAAAACTGCGTGAGCTCAAGGAAGAACTGTTTAACCTCCGGTTCCAAAAAGCGACCGGGCAATTGGAGAACCCGGCCCGGATCCGTCAGGTTCGCAAAGACATCGCCCGCGCTAAAACCGTTTTGCGGGAGCGCGAACTGGGGATCGAAAGGAGGAAACAGGCATGACCGAGCGCAATCGTCGGAAAGTACGCGTCGGCAAAGTGGTCAGCGATAAGATGGACAAGACGATTGTCGTGGCGGTGGAGACCTACAAACGTGATCCGCTGTACGGCAAGCGCGTGAAATACACCAAAAAGTTCAAAGCCCATGATGAGCAAAACCAAGCCAAAGTGGGCGACATCGTAAAGATCATGGAAACGCGGCCGCTTTCCAAAGAGAAGCGTTGGCGTTTGGTTGAGATCGTCGAAGAAGCCGTGATCATCTGACGCTCGGGAAGTGAAGGGAAGGAGGGAAATCGATGATTCAACCGCAAAGCCGCCTGCGTGTAGCTGACAACTCCGGAGCCAAAGAGTTGATGTGCATCAAAGTGCTGGGCGGATCGAAACGGAAATCCGCCGGGATTGGTGACATCATCGTAGCTTCCGTGAAACAGGCAACACCCGGTGGCGTTGTCAAGAAAGGGGACGTCGTGAAAGCTGTCGTGGTTCGTACGGTGCGTCCGACTCGTCGTAGCGATGGTTCCTACATCCGTTTTGACGAAAACGCCGCTGTGGTGATCAAGGAAGACAAAAGCCCGCGTGGTACCCGGATTTTCGGACCTGTGGCCCGGGAATTGCGCGAAAAAGACTTCATGAAAATCATCTCGCTGGCGCCGGAAGTACTGTGACGGCGTGGCGTAACCCAAGCAACGGAACGTGA
This window contains:
- the rpmC gene encoding 50S ribosomal protein L29; this translates as MKAKELMDMTTAEIEQKLRELKEELFNLRFQKATGQLENPARIRQVRKDIARAKTVLRERELGIERRKQA
- the rpsQ gene encoding 30S ribosomal protein S17, with translation MTERNRRKVRVGKVVSDKMDKTIVVAVETYKRDPLYGKRVKYTKKFKAHDEQNQAKVGDIVKIMETRPLSKEKRWRLVEIVEEAVII
- the rplN gene encoding 50S ribosomal protein L14: MIQPQSRLRVADNSGAKELMCIKVLGGSKRKSAGIGDIIVASVKQATPGGVVKKGDVVKAVVVRTVRPTRRSDGSYIRFDENAAVVIKEDKSPRGTRIFGPVARELREKDFMKIISLAPEVL